From Dreissena polymorpha isolate Duluth1 chromosome 15, UMN_Dpol_1.0, whole genome shotgun sequence, a single genomic window includes:
- the LOC127859528 gene encoding uncharacterized protein LOC127859528, whose amino-acid sequence MASNSEGSESNSSKQPDITSDRNKPGQMYDTVTSSSHQLVPGYRPSGIGKSDPNQVIRVKSSKMYSVNVKGDSETCWILGICATATGEFIITDRGNNKVKLLDQTYKVVAQCNLSDVPNCMCSIDFSLVAVALKNNSVHFIRVTNGRLVHDRRLKLQHTCNGIAHHQDNLYIASDTALYQYSVDGRLVSKMYEDLSGFSTVSTCAVSPDGDRIYVLNLTSGQLMTLSRDGKVLSNLQLYNLTDGLKLKAKIVFAVGRIIPSCIHVTDSEQVLVCESIANTIIQVDKDERHRLVEVISGENLRHPTTIYYNKHSGTLIVGICDNNNILVSATQ is encoded by the exons ATGGCTTCCAATTCTGAAGGTTCAGAATCAAATTCATCTAAACAACCTGACATTACAAGTGATCGGAATAAGCCAGGCCAGATGTATGATACAGTAACAAGTTCATCACACCAGTTGGTCCCTGGATATCGACCAAGTGGAATCGGCAAGTCTGATCCTAACCAAGTCATCAGAGTGAAGAGTAGTAAGATGTACAGTGTGAATGTTAAGGGTGATTCAGAAACATGCTGGATATTAGGTATATGTGCAACAGCTACTGGAGAATTCATTATCACAGACCGTGGAAACAATAAAGTTAAGCTGCTGGATCAGACCTACAAGGTGGTGGCACAATGTAACTTGTCTGATGTACCAAACTGCATGTGCAGCATTGACTTCAGTTTGGTGGCTGTTGCTCTGAAAAACAATAGTGTTCACTTCATTAGAGTGACAAATGGTCGGCTGGTACATGACAGGAGACTGAAGCTCCAACATACCTGCAATGGTATTGCCCATCACCAGGACAACCTGTACATTGCATCGGACACAGCCCTGTACCAATATAGTGTGGATGGACGACTGGTTAGCAAGATGTATGAAGATTTATCAGGTTTCAGTACAG TTTCCACCTGTGCAGTGAGTCCAGATGGAGACAGGATATATGTGCTTAACTTGACCAGTGGCCAGCTAATGACACTGTCAAGGGATGGCAAAGTTCTCTCCAATCTCCAACTCTACAATCTGACTGACGGACTGAAACTGAAAGCCAAAATTGTCTTCGCTGTGGGCAGAATTATCCCATCTTGCATCCATGTGACAGACTCGGAACAAGTTCTGGTATGTGAATCAATTGCCAATACGATCATCCAGGTGGACAAAGATGAGAGACATAGACTGGTAGAGGTGATCTCAGGGGAGAATTTGAGACATCCAACAActatttattacaataaacattCAGGAACTCTGATTGTGGGAATCTGtgataataataacattttggTGTCAGCCACACAATAA